A region of the Arctopsyche grandis isolate Sample6627 chromosome 10, ASM5162203v2, whole genome shotgun sequence genome:
taattgcaaaaattaacttCTTCTGGGGGGGGGATCACTGCTTTACAGCATAAGAACAAAACGATATACATACCTCATATTTAAACAAGATGTTGTTATTCCAGCAATCGCCGTGGCAAATAGCATCATAGGGTGTGGCACTTTTTGAAGTTACGTATTTGTGGAATTTCTCCACTCTGTTCTTCGAGAATCAAAGCAACTTCTCCGCTTTGGATGCATTGTCCATCACTGTAGTGGCGACAAAGAGTGAACGTTCTACTATGGGATCGAAATACTTATCGTTTATTACTGACTTGTCCACCGACTTGGCCAATTTCTTATACGTTTCTGGGTCGAGCTTCTTCAATGCAAACGAAATTGAATGATATCGTGCTAAGTTGATCAACGTCAACTCCAAATGGTCCGAATCGTATGGATAGTACCGGTCGTGCATCCAATATCCTCTCGCGCACATGTCCTCCATCAAGACCAGATTTGTGTTCGCTTTGTGGCATTTCACGAAGTCGAATTGTTCCTCAGTAGGTACGTTGtattcgttttgaaactttttaaaaGTAGGCAAAACCACATTGTAAAGATAGGCCTCCCTGTTGTACAAATCATCCAATTTCAGCACTTCAGTTTTGCCTTTATCTGAAGTCGTTTTCACGATTAAATTGTGCAGGACACATTTGTCGTGTTTGGATGCTATTTCGATTTTGTATATCTCGCCAATGTAATTGTCACCTTTTTCTGATCCTGCACTTATACGTAGGACTACATCCTTCAAACCGTTCCTTCGTATGAACTCTTCAATTGCAGCTTGGGTTTCTTCCGTTGGTAAAGCCGATACATCGATCATTTTGGCCGATTGTGATTGTGGAAGTTCGTGAGCTACTAAATTCACATTCGCCACATAGTTCAATTTTATATCATCAAAGCAGGGCTTGTCAGTTAGTGGTTACAGTAATtgcaaatgtttatttatttatttgagttatgaaatacttatttttaaaattttgacagTCGCGATTGATTGTAAGAAGAATagctatattatacatatgtatatcaaaaaataaattaaatgcttGTGTTTTTCTCTTTATTGAAGTTTATAATAGTAGTAGGTAGGTGTGCAAAATCAATAACCATTGACTATACGTATTATAAGACATCTTCAAGCATCTACACATCAATAACTTTAATAAGATCAATTTTGTCCAGTTTTTGGTGTACGATTTGTTTCAATATATTGATGTTCTATTTGCGAAAGCCTCTTGCTATTTTTCCCTTTTACTTTTACACAATTTCTATTGAGCGGAGATAAGGCTTTGGTAAATAAATACAACGATTCTTTGTCACTGTATTTGCAGCAAAACATTGAGGCGTATTTAGCTAAATAACCAGTTCAAAATTACGTTgagtacttttattttattatatactacacAATTTTTAAACAGACCTGAGAAAATTATATTGTAAGTTCAAGATCAGACagttatgtttgtatgtagatcatggttaaaaataattaattttctaaaatatatacacaatacaGATTATGTTAGGCAATTACATGTTtatcgtatgtatatgtatatgtacacgtgCATTTAAAAGATAAACAGTCGCAATACGATAAAATAAATCGATAGAGCTTTTTTTATAACCTATTCGAATGGCATTATAACAATCAATGTACATTTCATGTGATAGGTTGTTATTTAACGAcgatttacatacatgcatacagatTAAAACAAATCGCACCCTCACAGAGACGACTATCAGATTAAAATGTTCTCTAATACTGTTTGTTATGTCTGTAAATATCGttcaagtataatatattatttaaaacatacatatttggctatgtaaaaacatccctgtatacaaatattaaaattagaataaactGAATGTTGCAGTTTGCATATcaaatcaattctaattttataaaatcatcAATGACGCCTTGCAGTCTCTCCTTACTCTTTTCGGTGAATTGTATGCTTTTTGCAGTACTACtgttaattttacataaatcaatcgCTTCCAATTCATCACCTTTATTACATAACACCAACGGAAGGAGTATAGCGCTCATCATCAGTCCATAAGGTAAgaattcttttaaattatcgTCGAAAATAGCCCGTGGATAACATTCTTCGATGTCACAACCGAAATACTTTAACTGCTTGCCGAGTGCATCATAGTATACATTGAACAGTCTACTATTGTATTTTGCTCTTATAAGCGTGTCTGT
Encoded here:
- the LOC143917646 gene encoding uncharacterized protein LOC143917646: MTDALALPTEEAQAAIEEFIQKNGLKDVFLRISPGSEKGDNFVCEIYKIEIASKQNKCVLHNLIMKTISDKAKYELLQSEIIFNTESYLYHVVLPTFKKFQNEHKIPIEEQFDFVKCYKADKNLVLMEDMCARGYRMHDRYNSYDSDHLDLVFISLARYHSISFAMKKLDPETYKKLSKSVYKSDICEKNFDPVLERSLFEATRVMNDASKAKKFISFSKTRVEKFHKYIATKSATPYDVICHGDCWNNNVLFKYENGKPVDMKFIDWQIARACSPVTDLSYMIYTGTDTLIRAKYNSRLFNVYYDALGKQLKYFGCDIEECYPRAIFDDNLKEFLPYGLMMSAILLPLVLSKYASMFCCKYSDKESLYLFTKALSPLNRNCVKVKGKNSKRLSQIEHQYIETNPHELPQSQSAKMIDVSALPTEETQAAIEEFIRRNGLKDVVLRISAGSEKGDNYIGEIYKIEIASKHDKCVLHNLIVKTTSDKGKTEVLKLDDLYNREAYLYNVVLPTFKKFQNEYNVPTEEQFDFVKCHKANTNLVLMEDMCARGYWMHDRYYPYDSDHLELTLINLARYHSISFALKKLDPETYKKLAKSVDKSVINDKYFDPIVERSLFVATTVMDNASKAEKLL